In Halostagnicola larsenii XH-48, the sequence CCCGCAGGGATACAATATCGGCGCGTTCGTCGAAGTGTTCCAGCAGGTGCCGTTCCACCTCTACGTGTTCAACAGCTTCGTGCTCGCGACCACGACGACGATCATCGTCCTGGTAATCGCGAGTCTCGCGGGCTACGTTTTCGGCCGCCTCGAGTTCCCCGGTCGAGGGCCGCTGATGCTCGCCGTACTGGTGGTTTCGTACTTCCCTCCGGCGGCGTTTCTGGTGCCGCTTTTCGACGCGTTCCTCGGGAACGCGATCACGGTGCCGTTCCTCGGGATCGAACTCTTCTCGCCGCCGCGGCTGGTGAACACGCCGGGGTCGATGATCATGCCCTTTAGCGCGCTGTTCATGCCGCTTGCCATCTTCATCCTGACGACGTTCTACTCGCAGATCCCCGACGGACTCGAGGACGCCGCTCGCGTCGAGGGTACCACCCGACTGGGCGCGCTGTTCCGGGTGATCATGCCGCTTTCGGCCCCCGGCATCGCGACGGCCGCGGTGTTGACGTTCATCTCGGTCTACAACGAGTACTTCTTCAGTTCGATCATGTCGCTGCAGAACGAGCCCCAGCAGTGGTCGCCGCTGGTCGGGGGAATCCTGAGCTATCAGGACCAGTACACGACGGACTTCAACCTGATGGCGGCCGCGAGCATCATCGGCGTCATCCCCGTCGTCATCATCGTCATCTTCGCACAGGAACGAATCGTCAGCGGCCTCACCGCAGGAGCGCTCAAGGAGTAATCGGATCATGGTACCACAGAACATATGGCACGAGTAACACTACAGGACATCACGAAACGCTACGAAGACGTCGTCGCCGTCGACGAGATGAATCTCGAGATCGAA encodes:
- a CDS encoding carbohydrate ABC transporter permease, with the translated sequence MATSTESSSDSTGGPLERWARSVLTNKDKRDRLYKLLFYVAAGFFLVTTLFPFYWLLVLALTPNSQIIGGDWGVSLPLVGTEVPLPHPQGYNIGAFVEVFQQVPFHLYVFNSFVLATTTTIIVLVIASLAGYVFGRLEFPGRGPLMLAVLVVSYFPPAAFLVPLFDAFLGNAITVPFLGIELFSPPRLVNTPGSMIMPFSALFMPLAIFILTTFYSQIPDGLEDAARVEGTTRLGALFRVIMPLSAPGIATAAVLTFISVYNEYFFSSIMSLQNEPQQWSPLVGGILSYQDQYTTDFNLMAAASIIGVIPVVIIVIFAQERIVSGLTAGALKE